The sequence TGAACCTGCGCTAGGAGTTGTCAGCTCATCAGAGTCCGCTGAAATGGGTTCTACATGAAGCCTGGGAGCATCTGATTCAGGTGGAGTTGGGGCAATCAGGATTTCATCTGATTCCTGCGAAGTAGTTAGGGTACAGGTTGGAGGTTGTATAGCATCAATTAGTACCAGACCATGTTTGGACTTCTCATGATTGATTCTGCATTTGGCATATTTAAACACTCTTGTACAACTGGAAAATCTGCAAGGCAAGGCCTCTTGATCAAGTTGATCACTGACAACTTGCTGTGCATTTCCCAGTTCTGTGACACTATCTGACACATATTGATCAAACATCTTTGCAGCGTGTTCATAGAGCCATCTCCTTTTTTCCTCCATACTTCCCTGGTGTAAGTTTGAAGAGAAAACATTTCTTGTTGGCAAGTCATTAACTGATTCCATACCAAAGTAATTCATTGCTGCAGACACTAGAAATGCATCAGTTTCAGTAGTAAAAAACTcacgaattttgttatagttttcACTTTCTACATCTTTTGTAGCATTTGAGTTTCCAGTAACAACTGCATTAGAGGTAAATGTTCCAGTGTCAATCACTGAAGTGTCCTTTCTGAGAATGCTAACAATAGCCTGCAAAACATACCAGAgaagataatattattattcaatttcattattttgtaaTCATTCACTCACCGATTTTAATGATACAAGCCAGCATAAGGAAATGTTGgtataaatatcaataaatgttgttgttgtacaCTGTATAAACGTTTGTTGTGATGCGAAAATGGATTATCATCCTTAATAAATGAAGGACTTGGTAAAGTCAGAGAACCAAACTGTTAGCTGTGTTCCGAATGcatttgatatttatttatttatttcataagtatattattttatttcatatttttttccaacGTGTTTCTGATTAGTTTACAAGTTATTTCTTTAACAATCTCATTTTACAAGTcctttcaaaataataaaactaaTAAGAAGGGACTTGGGGTACCATTTTTTATTACTTATCTTGTAGCCAGTACGAATGGCATGCCAATCTTCATTTTTAGGCCACGTTGCATCCAGCCTCTCCAAGGTTGTCCTTCCGTCTGCCCTTGCCTTCTGAATGTTGCGCGCACGTTCCTCGGTCAATTGATCACCTCCAAAGAAGACCAACTCTGCAGGGATTTTGTCAGTGCTCTGTGGATCTTCCAAGTTATTTTGGAGGGGTACAAACTTGTTCTGGATGGTCTCCAGTATGTCCATCATGTCTTCATTGCAACTTTCATTTTTAGGGAGAACTCCAAGTGGTACCTACATGTGAATTATTTCGAAGTACAGTTATACCACTAAAATagtacaaattaaaaaaaatggcttaCAAACATGTACATGATAACATACCATATGGACAGAAACCATAATAATTACTTCTACTGACAAGTATATTTTGTCAGTAGACATAATTGCTCTGGTTAATCTCCATATAGAATGTAATATCATCAATGGTATTGACATAATTGTAAATATAGCTTGGTGATAGGTGGTGGCTTAGTCAATAAGACACCTTCTCTGACACCCTGCTACACAATGTAGGTGATTGAAATTATTAGATAACAAATGCAAGCATAGCCTTATCTTATTATTTcttgtatatgtatatgtatagaTGATCTGCTTCAGGGTAATAACATTGAAAACAATGGTACATATATGGGCTTGCACACTTGCCTATATATATGGTATCTACCTCTTCAACTGGTTCAGTCATGACTTGGCTGTAAGCATGGGGGATGTGGTAAATAACAGTCCTTCGGAGAAAAGCAAATGCTTTCATGTACTTTACAATAACACGAGACCACAAAACAACAAAGTCTTCTTTTAGGTGCAGCAAGTCTTCTTTAGATGGGAGGAAAGCAGAAATTGGAACATCATTTAATGTTTTTTCATGCACATCAGGAAGATGACTGCCAGACACTTGGTCTTTAAAAGCAACAAGATTAAACCAGTGAAAAGACTTGTTCTTGTTTTCACTGTCCATGTGGCGAACTTTTACATCAAGATCCAGATTATCTCCAATTATTTGATAGGAAGGGATGTCATGCTTTGATTCTCTACAGCAAACCAGTGCATCAAGTATGCTTGCTTCATTAGTTCCTTGCAAGGAAATGTCCTCCAGACACTGAATAACTACATCCTTTTCCACTCCTCTGTACTGCAACACTGACCATGTGCCATCCAATACTGATTTTGAGCTAAAATTACAGCATAAATCCAAACCACTCAAATCAAGTGTGCCACAATCCTCACTGTTGCAGCATATTTCAGATGCACTAGAGTTGGGTATGGGCTGTTTCAGTTGTGAGAGAAACTCTTTCACATCTCCAGTAGTAGGAAGCCAAGGGAGAAAAGACAGCTGTTGGAGATGATCCTTCATTGCTCTGAAGCAGTTTTGTTTGGCCACCTCTAATTCACACTTGCCTTTCCACAGCTTGACCAATTTGTCACAGTCATTACCAAGGGTATTGGCTTTCATACTTAAGGATGCTGGAGACATTATCAACCCATGCTTGAATAGAGTTTCTAACCCCTCAAATAAAAAGATTACCAGTAACCTGAATTAATATGTAATATTCAGAGGCCTTAAAACACTAAACTTACTTTATTGCTACAGTAAATAGGGCCATTCTAATGGAAATATATGTCTGCCATAGACAATATTAAGAGCTTCCATAACCCCTTAAATTTAGTGGAGCTAAAAAGTCAGCTTAACAGCTAGTGGTCTTGATTGATAGTAGGTTAAGGCtaagagaaagtgaaaaaatatATTGGTGTTCAATACAAATTTCTTCAGCATGCAATTCGAAAAGACTTTCATTCTATCTGTTTCCACAAATCTCAGTCCACTCTCTTTCTTAGATGATATTAAACATGATCTATAATGACTGTAAGTGCAATCCACAATACTGTTTGCACGGAATGTGATAATATTTGTTAcagtgaaacacaaaaaaaatgatCCCTACCAAAGTTCCTGCACCTGCATGACGCAAAATTAGGCCCAGTCTGTAAGCCAATGCAGACATCTCAGGAGATCGTGAATGCAGAATTATACT is a genomic window of Acropora muricata isolate sample 2 chromosome 8, ASM3666990v1, whole genome shotgun sequence containing:
- the LOC136924562 gene encoding uncharacterized protein, with translation MSSCRTPEKKLKALGSSLGSCSPQTPTKIGIRKGQVKREKDSCCLCCGINLYGAGSTYNLLTHDGLAEKISQLILQTIDVERQSCRICKSCFRRVESLDKKSTVLKLELECFRSKHSNTTGSTLKTDEPSAISNESFVKRLAKIPLSSAPRKRSKVCEKLFASGIEDSDTILMSVSPLNDENPQENRESETNSAFHSSVEECNHQLAPSRSLKRPLKDVDCIENNPKCKSTSRTEDSHRDDSFVEVHINYPSGKQKKVLKDCDIAHIIKYLVLGMSKTAFNTAMKNEELACQLAEIVFKSIDTECQGLCKKENASILRRISPADLVDLKLENLKGELCLKAPMLTKLLSIICKSKRSKSKSQGRVDEVVVPTVASIILHSRSPEMSALAYRLGLILRHAGAGTLGLETLFKHGLIMSPASLSMKANTLGNDCDKLVKLWKGKCELEVAKQNCFRAMKDHLQQLSFLPWLPTTGDVKEFLSQLKQPIPNSSASEICCNSEDCGTLDLSGLDLCCNFSSKSVLDGTWSVLQYRGVEKDVVIQCLEDISLQGTNEASILDALVCCRESKHDIPSYQIIGDNLDLDVKVRHMDSENKNKSFHWFNLVAFKDQVSGSHLPDVHEKTLNDVPISAFLPSKEDLLHLKEDFVVLWSRVIVKYMKAFAFLRRTVIYHIPHAYSQVMTEPVEEVPLGVLPKNESCNEDMMDILETIQNKFVPLQNNLEDPQSTDKIPAELVFFGGDQLTEERARNIQKARADGRTTLERLDATWPKNEDWHAIRTGYKISNKKWYPKSLLISFIILKGLVK